AAAAATATTTTTATAAATTTTTTTAAAAATATAAAACCAAACTTAAAACTAATGTATCTCTATAGTAGAAAGATTGATAATAATTAAAAATTATACTATAGGGAGGATTTAATATGAAAAAGTTATTAAGAGTTATTTTAGTTATAAGTATGGTTTTAGTATTAGGAATGTCCACAGCTGCCACAAGTTATGCAGAGGCTGCCTCAAAAAAGGTAAAAGTAAAATTAAACGCTACTAAATTAACCCTCTACGTAGGAGAAACATTCAATTTAAAAGTCACCGGGACCAAACAAAAGGTAAAATGGTCAAGTAGTAATAAAGAGGTTGTTACAGTAAATAAAAAGGGTAAAGTTAGTGCTAAGGGAAAAGGGAAAGCAACTATTACAGCAAAAGTTGGCAATAAAAAATACAAGTGTAATGTCACTGTTAAGGAAATCACTAGCAAAACTGTATTTGGCAATGGTTGTTTACTAACATCTATAAATACATTGCAATTTTCAACAAAAGAAATTAGAAAACTTAGTAATGGTGATTATCAAGTTGATGCTTATATTTATAATGGACTAAATTATCCGGTTGGAGATATTAATGTAACTAGTATGACCCTATATGATAGAAGCGGAAATCAAGTAGCTTCTGCAGCATTTGGAGTTTGTAAAAATTTGGTTATCAATCAAAAGTCATATGCTATATGGACATTTCACTTTGATAAAGAATATGTTAACGATGGTGATTTTGATTTGTCAAAGCATAGTCTTCATGTATATAGTAATTTTATATACTAAAGGTCATTATATAAATCTAGAAAAAGAAATTAATAAGATAAGTTTCAAGTGAAATAGTTATTTTAAAATACCAAGATGGTTTAGGAATAATATTATACTTTAACCATCTTGGTATTATTATAATTTACAATTTGCTTATATAAAAATCTAATAGAAACACTTTAGACAAGATACGACAATAAATGCGGAGGATAGATTGTATTTACTATAAATTTCTTATATAATTAAAATATATAAACTTTCTTACAATATAGAGTAAACTACACTTTTTATGTGTTATGTGTATTCTATGTTGTTTTTTTTGAGTGTAAATATAGTGCTTGAAAGGAAGAGTATATGGGAAAGGTAGTAGAAACTTATGAAAGAAATTATAAAGAAGAAGACCAGAAGCTGTTTCGGGCAATTATTAATTTAAAAGAGGGAGATCAAGATTCTTTTGAGCAAGTGTATAAGTTATCGGAAAAGTATATTTACTCCATTATATATAGAATTGTAAGGGATAATGATAAAACCGCAGACTTAATGCAAGAGACTTATATTCAAATATACAATAAATTAGATACATTGGATAATGTAGAGTCTTTTCTTGTATGGGCGGGAAGGATAGCAACCAATAAAACTTTAAGATATATCCAGAAATATAGTAAAGAAGTATTATTAGATGAAGAAGAGACGGATTTTGTTTTTGAAAATGTAAGGGATGATAAAGAAGAATTCCTGCCGGAAGATATTTTATTAAATAAAGAAAAGAAAGAAAAAATATATAATATTATAAATAATTTGTCCAGTGAACAAAAGATAACTATTCAATATTATTATTTTCATGAAATGTCAGTGGGCGAAATTTCTAAGATAATGCAATGTTCCCCTGGTACAGTAAAATCCAGATTGAATTATGCAAGAAAACAAATTAAGCAAGCCGTTATAGATACTGAGAAAAAAGAAGGAATTAAGTTATATAGTCTATCAGGGTTACCACTGTTTTGGTTATTATTCCGTGAAGAGGCTGCAGCTTGCATGGTGCCAGAAGTAATATCCTCTAGTGTAATAAAAGGAATAGGAGATACTGTAGGTATAAAAATAGTAGAAACAGTGGGAAATGAAATAGCTAAAGTAGGTAAGAAAGGATTAAAAGAACTAATACATAAGTTTTTTGACACTACTGCCGGTAAAATTGTAAGTAGTGTGGCGGTAGTATCAGTAGCAGGGACTGTGGCAGTAAGTCAAATACCAAAAACCTTATATACCACAACTAATACCATAATAGATGTACAAAAATCATCAAACGAAATACAAAACCCTGAAGATTGCCACAACCAATATCTTATTGATGGTAAGTACATAGTATTGGAAAATGATAAGGATCAAAGAGGGGTATATACTATTAAGGGGAAAGAAATATTACCATCTGCATTTGATAAAATAGAATATAATGAGTATACCGGAGGATTATTTAGGGTAAGTAAAGATGACATGTGGGCTTATTATAATAAATCCGGAGAAATAATTTGTGACAAAATGTATGATGAACTAGGTCCTGTTATTGATAAAATGTTTTGGTGCTACGATGAAGAAAGTGATAAATATAAAGTTTATTCAGTAGATGGATATCAGGTATCCGATTCTTCCTATGATTATATTGGTGAGATGGCTAATGGCCTGGTTGTTGTTAAAAGGGATCTTAAATGTGGGCTTTTAAGTATAGACGGTACACTTTTATTTGATATTAAGTATGATGATATTTTCTTAGGTGATGGTGAATACATAGTTCTAAATGAAGAACTTAATGATGCATATAGGCGAACTGTACTTGATAGTTCTTTGAATGTGGTTTTCACAGAAGATTATGATAATAAATATATGCCCTTATGTTTTGGAAGTGGATTTTATAATGGTGTTGTTGAATTATCAGGCTTTCAAAATCTTTTTACACCTATATATGTACCTACAAAAGTAGATGGCACCTGGATTTTTAATCCCATTGATACAGATTTTCTACCTTATAATTTTGAATTATATCCAAACGGCTATTTTTCTTATTATAATGATAATTTAGAAAAGAGTGTATTGTTTAATACTAATGGAGAGGAAATTGCAATTGCTGATTACTCGTCATTTTACTATTTAGATAATAAATTCATTTTAAGTGATGATAGGAAGTATAGTTTAATAGATGAAAAGGCTAGTGTAATTATATCTGATTATGATATGATTTGGAGCCATTATAAAGGGAAATATTATGTGTGCCAAGAAGGAAATTATTATGATTTGTATAAAGATGATGGTACTATTTTATATAATGACGCTACTTATCATATAGCTAGTATAGGCAGCGAAATGTTTAAATGTGAATCAGATAGTGAAACAATAATAGTAGATGGGGTGAGCGGAAAAAGTTTTGTTCTATCTCCGGAAGAAAGTATTATATCATATTTTTGTGATGGCTATGCCATAAAGTATACATGTGATGATATAATAAAAATTGGCGAGATTAACTATAAATACGAAATAATAGATAGAAAGGGAAAGGTGGTATATACTATTGATATACCTAAGGAAGGGGGGCTAGATAATCCTATAGTATTAAAAGAGGGGGTTTATTCTTATGAAAATGAGGGGAAATGTTACATAAAAACCTGGAAGTAAGACTAGCTATCCCCCCTAGGAGCTTAATATAAAGCCACTAAGGAGATTAAGAACCAATGAAATATCCTTCAGAAACAAGGGAAGTTCAATGTAGGCAAGGCAAAGTAGGATATATGCTTACAAGAAAACCGGTAAAAAATATTAATATTCGCATTAAACCTGATGGCAGAGTTTTAGTTTCTGCTAGTAATAGGGTGCCAATAGATTATATTGATAAGCTTATTAAGGAGAAAGAAGAATTTATATTTCG
This genomic interval from Herbinix luporum contains the following:
- a CDS encoding SLAP domain-containing protein; the encoded protein is MKKLLRVILVISMVLVLGMSTAATSYAEAASKKVKVKLNATKLTLYVGETFNLKVTGTKQKVKWSSSNKEVVTVNKKGKVSAKGKGKATITAKVGNKKYKCNVTVKEITSKTVFGNGCLLTSINTLQFSTKEIRKLSNGDYQVDAYIYNGLNYPVGDINVTSMTLYDRSGNQVASAAFGVCKNLVINQKSYAIWTFHFDKEYVNDGDFDLSKHSLHVYSNFIY
- a CDS encoding RNA polymerase sigma factor; the encoded protein is MGKVVETYERNYKEEDQKLFRAIINLKEGDQDSFEQVYKLSEKYIYSIIYRIVRDNDKTADLMQETYIQIYNKLDTLDNVESFLVWAGRIATNKTLRYIQKYSKEVLLDEEETDFVFENVRDDKEEFLPEDILLNKEKKEKIYNIINNLSSEQKITIQYYYFHEMSVGEISKIMQCSPGTVKSRLNYARKQIKQAVIDTEKKEGIKLYSLSGLPLFWLLFREEAAACMVPEVISSSVIKGIGDTVGIKIVETVGNEIAKVGKKGLKELIHKFFDTTAGKIVSSVAVVSVAGTVAVSQIPKTLYTTTNTIIDVQKSSNEIQNPEDCHNQYLIDGKYIVLENDKDQRGVYTIKGKEILPSAFDKIEYNEYTGGLFRVSKDDMWAYYNKSGEIICDKMYDELGPVIDKMFWCYDEESDKYKVYSVDGYQVSDSSYDYIGEMANGLVVVKRDLKCGLLSIDGTLLFDIKYDDIFLGDGEYIVLNEELNDAYRRTVLDSSLNVVFTEDYDNKYMPLCFGSGFYNGVVELSGFQNLFTPIYVPTKVDGTWIFNPIDTDFLPYNFELYPNGYFSYYNDNLEKSVLFNTNGEEIAIADYSSFYYLDNKFILSDDRKYSLIDEKASVIISDYDMIWSHYKGKYYVCQEGNYYDLYKDDGTILYNDATYHIASIGSEMFKCESDSETIIVDGVSGKSFVLSPEESIISYFCDGYAIKYTCDDIIKIGEINYKYEIIDRKGKVVYTIDIPKEGGLDNPIVLKEGVYSYENEGKCYIKTWK